A region of Ferruginibacter albus DNA encodes the following proteins:
- a CDS encoding response regulator, giving the protein MNEKCAVLLVDDDEDLLLLMSIRLRTERYKVEISPNCENIIDVMKKFQPDIILLDIRMNGIDGASVCKLLKGNQSTHGILIYMLSGNDDIKEVSEKCGSDGYISKPFSIEKINSIFEKIQ; this is encoded by the coding sequence ATGAATGAAAAGTGCGCTGTACTCCTAGTTGATGATGATGAAGATTTGCTTCTTCTTATGAGCATACGATTACGTACGGAAAGATATAAGGTCGAAATTTCCCCAAACTGCGAAAATATCATTGACGTTATGAAAAAATTCCAACCTGATATTATTCTACTAGATATACGCATGAATGGCATTGACGGAGCTTCCGTATGCAAACTTTTAAAAGGAAATCAGAGTACTCATGGTATTTTGATTTATATGCTTTCAGGAAATGATGATATAAAAGAAGTGAGCGAAAAATGTGGTTCAGACGGGTATATTTCAAAACCGTTTAGCATTGAGAAGATCAACTCTATTTTTGAGAAAATACAATAA
- a CDS encoding lactonase family protein, whose protein sequence is MKRYLYAVAVVGLLLAACQKGSNPSNRNVDIVYLETNDNDNNAILAYYWNDTALVPLPGSPFATGGKGIANPTQVLGPDDNDQQVILTTDKKFLLAVNVGSNTISVFKISQYGTLTPVTGSPFDSHGDNPVSIGQKGKYIYVVNQSANVSKMTNPSNPNYTVFTLDNNGSLSHVANSTFETTAGVSPSQALVSTNGRFLFGADFLGFMNTPPVGTLRSFTISPTTGKLSPAAGTPQTIPDMGGALGLWQHPTNDVLYVGFPLAGKVGVYSINNTTGALSFETSIASGPAVCWLRTNKAGTRLYTLNSAENTVSVFNTSAAAAPAALQKLTLKNSGPLYMAMGLSFTTSETFSLSFSPSEKMLYVVSQYTNPTFGLGSYNLLHVLKVAADGTVSEPTEPLSLPVASTVRPQGVVVL, encoded by the coding sequence ATGAAACGATATTTGTACGCAGTTGCTGTTGTAGGGTTACTGTTAGCAGCTTGTCAAAAGGGAAGTAATCCTAGTAATCGCAATGTTGATATTGTGTATTTAGAAACTAACGATAACGATAATAATGCAATACTTGCTTATTATTGGAATGATACCGCCTTAGTTCCTTTGCCGGGAAGTCCGTTTGCAACAGGAGGAAAAGGCATTGCAAATCCTACGCAAGTTTTAGGACCTGATGACAATGATCAACAAGTCATCCTTACAACGGATAAAAAATTTCTGCTCGCCGTAAATGTAGGAAGCAATACAATTTCAGTATTTAAAATATCCCAATACGGTACATTAACTCCGGTTACCGGCTCACCATTTGATTCGCATGGGGACAATCCGGTAAGTATCGGACAAAAAGGGAAATATATTTATGTTGTTAATCAATCAGCGAATGTGAGTAAAATGACTAATCCATCGAATCCGAATTATACGGTTTTTACACTTGACAACAATGGGTCGCTTAGCCATGTAGCAAATTCAACATTTGAGACAACAGCTGGAGTTTCACCTTCGCAGGCATTAGTATCTACGAATGGTCGCTTTTTATTTGGAGCGGACTTTTTAGGATTTATGAATACCCCTCCGGTTGGAACATTGCGCTCATTTACTATTTCACCAACAACGGGTAAATTATCACCAGCAGCAGGAACACCACAAACCATTCCCGATATGGGTGGCGCATTGGGACTATGGCAACATCCTACGAATGATGTTTTATATGTTGGATTTCCACTTGCCGGAAAGGTAGGTGTATATTCCATCAATAATACAACAGGCGCATTATCCTTTGAGACTTCAATCGCATCCGGTCCAGCCGTGTGTTGGCTCCGCACGAATAAAGCCGGTACACGCTTATATACATTAAACTCAGCAGAAAATACGGTTTCAGTCTTTAATACGTCGGCTGCAGCAGCCCCTGCTGCGCTGCAAAAATTAACCTTAAAGAATTCCGGCCCACTGTATATGGCAATGGGATTGTCGTTTACCACGAGCGAAACATTTTCATTAAGTTTTTCACCTTCAGAAAAAATGTTGTACGTCGTTAGTCAATATACTAATCCAACCTTTGGGTTAGGAAGCTATAACCTTTTGCATGTATTAAAAGTTGCAGCAGATGGTACGGTATCGGAACCAACAGAACCATTGTCATTACCTGTTGCTTCAACTGTTAGACCGCAAGGAGTAGTGGTATTATAG
- a CDS encoding response regulator: MKFTIKLIQIDSWQVIWLRYVMSKVLIIEDQQDICFLLTTLAKQRKIYPDCVQTITEALPLLRTTDYNVIFLDSNSPYGLNTEYIDKLKRYSNSKLFVFTAFGNDEIETLGLQKGAYAFIHKPFSYYDIQQIFQSL, encoded by the coding sequence TTGAAGTTTACAATAAAACTCATTCAAATAGATTCATGGCAAGTTATTTGGCTGAGGTATGTAATGAGTAAAGTACTAATTATAGAAGACCAACAAGATATTTGTTTTCTATTGACAACTCTTGCCAAACAAAGGAAGATATATCCTGATTGTGTTCAGACTATCACAGAAGCCTTACCCTTACTAAGAACAACAGATTACAATGTAATCTTTTTAGATAGCAACTCGCCATATGGATTAAACACTGAATACATTGACAAATTGAAACGCTATAGTAATTCAAAGTTATTTGTCTTTACCGCCTTTGGCAATGACGAAATAGAAACTTTAGGCTTACAAAAAGGCGCCTATGCCTTTATTCATAAACCGTTTAGTTATTATGATATTCAACAAATTTTTCAATCACTGTAA
- a CDS encoding DUF1345 domain-containing protein, protein MILILWTGFAIAFISTSAFVFFNLPVSEIIKKANKEDGSRLFVLLSVLCSSCAAMFTVLLLMLSNKMQSHKTLVEVISVIGMMSSWILVHTLFTFHYAHMYYFKSKNAQSTKVLEFPNELKPDYLDFAYFSFVIGMTFQVSDVQVSDPHIRRTVLAHGILSFALNTFVVALTINLIAGLRQ, encoded by the coding sequence ATGATTTTAATTCTTTGGACTGGATTTGCAATAGCTTTTATTTCTACAAGTGCATTTGTATTCTTTAACCTGCCAGTTTCAGAAATTATTAAAAAGGCCAATAAAGAAGATGGTAGTCGTCTGTTTGTATTGTTGAGTGTACTTTGTAGCTCTTGTGCCGCTATGTTTACCGTATTATTACTGATGCTTTCAAATAAAATGCAATCACATAAAACCCTAGTTGAAGTAATATCAGTAATTGGAATGATGTCGAGTTGGATACTTGTGCATACGTTATTTACGTTTCACTATGCACACATGTATTACTTTAAATCAAAGAATGCACAATCTACTAAAGTACTTGAATTTCCGAATGAACTAAAACCCGACTACCTTGATTTTGCTTATTTTTCTTTTGTTATTGGAATGACTTTTCAAGTTTCTGATGTTCAAGTGTCGGATCCACATATACGTAGAACAGTACTAGCTCATGGCATATTATCCTTTGCACTCAATACTTTTGTGGTTGCGCTTACGATTAATCTCATTGCTGGATTAAGGCAGTAA
- a CDS encoding RNA polymerase sigma factor, producing the protein MRTYTEEELIACLQQNDKYAFSYLYDNYAPALNGIIIKVAMDKTISEDILQEVFIKIWNNFSSYDSFKGRLFTWMAIIARNTTIDYIKSKHHQKQYRTGQYNSIVMNIPYKELTNFDIMFLRKHVVKLKPLHSTVLHKFYFEGYTHQQVSKEIGKPLGTVKTILRSGVNSLKNSLNTSKYSYL; encoded by the coding sequence ATGAGAACATATACTGAAGAAGAATTAATTGCTTGCCTACAACAAAACGATAAATATGCCTTCTCTTATTTATATGACAATTATGCCCCTGCACTAAATGGCATAATAATAAAGGTAGCTATGGATAAAACTATTTCTGAGGATATTTTGCAGGAAGTCTTTATTAAAATATGGAATAACTTTTCAAGTTATGACTCTTTTAAAGGGAGGCTATTTACCTGGATGGCGATAATAGCACGAAACACAACCATTGATTATATTAAAAGCAAGCACCATCAAAAGCAGTATCGAACAGGGCAATATAATAGTATTGTTATGAATATTCCATATAAGGAACTGACAAATTTTGATATAATGTTTTTAAGAAAGCATGTAGTTAAATTAAAACCATTGCATAGTACAGTTTTGCATAAATTTTACTTTGAAGGATACACACATCAACAAGTTTCTAAAGAAATTGGAAAACCGTTAGGAACCGTTAAAACAATTCTGCGATCGGGAGTTAATTCTTTGAAAAACTCTCTAAATACTTCCAAATATTCTTATCTATAA
- a CDS encoding alpha/beta hydrolase, producing MNFKFSILVRVIVAVIIIGFSSCNTGSNSTPEKEVKDSVVKENKKIELKPVGATPAWGPSIKPEMAVVIEKLVSLGGNPIETLSAQEARMQPTPTDAVMGVMKDNKMEVPPTLCDTMGKDIPVTSGTVHARIYTPKTGKGPFPIIVYYHGGGWVIADNNVYSASAQSLCEMTSAIVVSIEYPKGPEHKFPAAHVASFDAYKWVLSNATSMNGDSSKIAVVGESAGGNLAANISIMSRDNKIKMPVYEVLIYPVANNDMMSESYSKYADAKPLNKAMMMWFVKNELSSSAQAADPRISLVKANLAGLPPTLIIGAEIDPLQTEGKLLSDKLKEAKVETDYELYNGVTHEFFGMAAVVPQARDAQSLVAKKLKSAFGN from the coding sequence ATGAACTTTAAGTTTTCCATTCTAGTAAGAGTAATAGTTGCAGTTATTATTATAGGTTTTTCTTCCTGCAATACCGGTAGTAATTCAACCCCAGAAAAAGAGGTTAAGGACAGTGTTGTAAAGGAAAATAAAAAAATAGAATTAAAACCTGTTGGTGCGACACCAGCGTGGGGTCCATCTATTAAACCTGAAATGGCAGTCGTCATTGAGAAATTAGTAAGTCTTGGAGGTAACCCAATTGAAACATTGTCTGCACAAGAAGCACGAATGCAACCAACACCAACTGATGCAGTAATGGGCGTTATGAAGGATAACAAAATGGAAGTGCCGCCTACTCTTTGTGATACAATGGGTAAAGATATACCAGTAACATCCGGAACTGTACATGCCAGGATTTATACACCAAAAACAGGTAAAGGACCGTTTCCAATAATTGTATATTATCATGGTGGTGGTTGGGTAATTGCAGATAATAATGTGTACAGTGCTAGCGCACAATCTTTATGTGAAATGACCAGTGCGATAGTTGTATCCATTGAATATCCAAAGGGTCCTGAGCATAAATTTCCTGCAGCTCATGTTGCTTCTTTTGATGCTTATAAATGGGTTCTATCAAATGCCACATCTATGAATGGCGATTCTTCTAAAATTGCTGTTGTTGGTGAAAGCGCTGGTGGAAACCTTGCTGCGAATATTTCTATTATGTCACGTGACAATAAAATTAAAATGCCTGTATATGAAGTATTGATCTATCCCGTTGCAAATAACGATATGATGAGTGAAAGCTATAGTAAATATGCAGATGCCAAACCATTGAATAAAGCAATGATGATGTGGTTTGTTAAAAACGAATTAAGTTCAAGTGCACAAGCTGCAGATCCACGTATTAGTTTAGTTAAAGCTAATCTTGCAGGATTACCTCCAACGCTAATTATTGGAGCTGAAATTGATCCATTGCAAACAGAAGGCAAACTCCTCAGTGATAAATTAAAAGAAGCAAAAGTTGAAACCGATTACGAGTTATATAACGGTGTTACTCATGAGTTTTTTGGAATGGCAGCAGTTGTTCCCCAAGCACGGGATGCACAATCTTTGGTGGCAAAAAAACTTAAATCTGCTTTTGGAAACTAA
- a CDS encoding response regulator — MKGKILIIEDEFELCLLLKLHLISREYQVEMAYNLQDGLKKLEDYSPDVVFLDNNLPDGNGWDSITKIAEKYPQVQINLITGAKHEYFKYADIKNLFMMEKPLSKKEIDEYLNLFEDNKFLLNK, encoded by the coding sequence ATGAAAGGAAAAATTTTAATTATAGAAGATGAATTTGAGCTATGCTTATTATTAAAGCTTCATTTGATTTCACGAGAATATCAAGTTGAGATGGCATACAACTTACAAGATGGTTTAAAAAAACTTGAAGATTATTCTCCGGATGTAGTTTTTTTAGACAATAACCTCCCTGATGGCAATGGTTGGGACTCGATAACAAAAATTGCTGAAAAATACCCACAAGTTCAAATAAATCTAATTACAGGAGCAAAGCATGAATACTTTAAGTATGCTGACATTAAAAATCTTTTTATGATGGAGAAACCTTTATCCAAGAAAGAAATAGATGAATATTTAAACTTGTTCGAGGATAATAAATTTCTTCTTAATAAATAA
- a CDS encoding SDR family oxidoreductase, translating to MELKSIILEDPTTKYPRPPFKEQSQPWPGLASKMDPKPDHGETSYKGSNRLVGRKALITGGDSGMGRAAAIAYAREGADVAINYLPAEETDAKEVIALIKKEGRKGIAIPGDLREESFCQKLVADAVNGLGGLDILVNNAGRQQTNASILDISTEQFDWTMKTNIYAPFWIIKAALSYLKPGSVIIGTSSEQAYDPSADLYDYAQTKAATTNYIKSLAKQLASKGIRVNGVAPGPIWTAVQISGGATQEKLKHFGEQTPFGRPGQPAELASIYVQLAAADASYATGQIYGSSGGAGQP from the coding sequence ATGGAATTAAAATCAATTATTTTGGAAGACCCTACAACTAAATATCCTCGACCTCCTTTTAAAGAACAGTCACAACCTTGGCCAGGACTGGCAAGCAAAATGGACCCAAAGCCTGATCATGGAGAAACGAGTTATAAAGGCTCTAATCGATTAGTAGGACGTAAAGCATTAATAACTGGCGGCGATTCGGGAATGGGTAGAGCTGCTGCTATTGCTTATGCCAGAGAAGGTGCTGATGTTGCTATTAATTATTTACCTGCAGAAGAAACAGATGCGAAAGAAGTAATTGCTTTGATTAAAAAAGAAGGCAGAAAAGGAATAGCTATTCCAGGTGATTTACGAGAAGAAAGCTTTTGCCAGAAATTAGTTGCTGACGCTGTTAATGGCTTAGGGGGATTAGACATTCTAGTGAATAATGCAGGTAGACAACAAACTAATGCTTCTATACTAGATATATCCACAGAACAATTTGATTGGACAATGAAAACTAATATCTATGCACCATTTTGGATAATTAAAGCTGCGCTATCATATTTAAAACCCGGTTCTGTAATTATCGGTACATCTTCTGAACAAGCTTATGATCCTTCGGCCGATTTATATGATTATGCACAAACAAAAGCCGCTACTACTAATTATATTAAATCATTAGCCAAGCAATTAGCATCTAAAGGAATACGTGTAAATGGCGTTGCGCCTGGTCCAATATGGACTGCTGTACAAATTAGTGGAGGTGCCACACAAGAAAAATTAAAACACTTTGGAGAACAGACGCCGTTTGGAAGGCCAGGTCAGCCAGCAGAGTTAGCATCTATTTATGTGCAATTAGCGGCTGCTGATGCGAGTTATGCCACAGGGCAAATATATGGTTCGTCTGGAGGTGCTGGTCAGCCTTAA
- a CDS encoding chloride channel protein: MGIFSPLKILFNRIFARIQNDRVKLSIQQAIPFWVASIVVGLLTVLYTRLFSLAENAMHSIYGWHNWMIFIQTPVFMLTAWWLVQKFSPYSGGSGIPQVMAAIELVEHKPSTKIEKLLSIKVAIVKIISSLFMAVGGAAIGREGPTIQISASIFSYVNKLIPKTWAKLNRSNMIIAGAAAGLAAAFNTPLGGIVFAVEELSRTHVRFYRTVLFSAVIISGLTAQGMLGPYLYLGYPDVSNTSWHILFSVMLVAIIGGLSGSYLGKAILKIIRWKAKVFTKKSQHVVFILGAALSLATITYFISEAVTSSGKDMMLHLLFVNDKQLPWYNFPLRCAGPLICFTTGGAGGVFAPGLAAGASLGAIIGNLFNFQSADINLLILAGMVAFLTGITRTPFTSAILVLEMTDRHSVIFYLIMAGMIASIASLLIDEHSFYDHLKNDFLFDFKENISKEDILIVDT, encoded by the coding sequence ATGGGAATTTTCTCACCTTTAAAAATATTGTTTAATCGAATATTTGCAAGAATACAAAACGACAGAGTAAAATTGAGCATACAACAAGCTATACCTTTTTGGGTAGCTTCTATTGTTGTTGGATTATTGACTGTTTTATATACCAGACTTTTTTCATTAGCCGAAAACGCAATGCATTCTATTTATGGTTGGCATAATTGGATGATTTTTATTCAAACTCCTGTATTTATGCTGACAGCATGGTGGCTGGTGCAAAAATTCTCACCTTATTCCGGCGGTAGCGGTATTCCTCAAGTAATGGCTGCTATAGAATTGGTAGAACATAAACCAAGTACTAAAATTGAGAAATTGCTTAGTATTAAAGTCGCGATCGTAAAAATTATATCCTCTTTGTTTATGGCTGTTGGAGGAGCAGCAATTGGGAGAGAAGGTCCGACCATACAGATTTCTGCTTCTATATTTAGTTATGTGAACAAACTCATTCCTAAAACGTGGGCTAAATTAAACCGTAGCAATATGATTATTGCAGGAGCAGCGGCTGGATTGGCAGCAGCTTTTAATACGCCATTGGGAGGAATTGTTTTTGCGGTAGAGGAGTTATCAAGAACGCATGTAAGATTTTACCGAACAGTATTGTTTTCCGCGGTTATTATTTCAGGACTAACTGCACAGGGAATGTTAGGACCTTATCTTTATCTGGGGTATCCGGATGTGAGCAACACTTCTTGGCATATTTTATTCTCGGTTATGCTAGTGGCTATTATTGGTGGTTTATCGGGAAGTTATCTCGGAAAAGCTATCCTTAAAATTATCCGGTGGAAGGCAAAAGTATTTACAAAAAAATCACAGCATGTAGTTTTTATATTGGGCGCTGCATTATCACTTGCTACTATTACTTATTTTATTAGTGAAGCTGTTACTAGCTCAGGCAAGGATATGATGTTGCATTTATTATTTGTAAATGACAAACAATTGCCTTGGTATAATTTTCCCTTACGTTGTGCGGGTCCGCTGATTTGCTTTACTACTGGTGGTGCAGGCGGTGTATTTGCTCCAGGATTAGCTGCTGGGGCATCTTTGGGCGCTATTATCGGCAACTTATTTAATTTTCAATCTGCTGATATAAACTTATTGATACTAGCCGGTATGGTAGCTTTTCTTACAGGGATAACACGTACGCCTTTTACTTCTGCTATATTGGTTTTGGAAATGACAGACAGACACTCTGTAATTTTTTATCTTATAATGGCAGGTATGATTGCAAGTATCGCATCATTACTAATTGATGAACATTCTTTTTATGACCATCTTAAAAATGATTTTCTGTTTGATTTTAAAGAAAATATTTCCAAAGAAGATATCTTAATTGTGGATACGTAA
- a CDS encoding chaperone modulator CbpM — protein MDKEKMIPANEFCVYHNIELSFIYLLKESGLIDIISIEEQIFVPAEQLKHLELLIRLKQEMDINIEGIETITYLLQRITKMQQQILELNNKLAFYEN, from the coding sequence ATGGATAAGGAAAAAATGATACCGGCAAATGAATTTTGTGTTTATCACAATATCGAGCTCTCATTTATCTATTTGCTAAAAGAATCCGGCTTGATTGACATTATCAGCATTGAAGAACAAATATTTGTTCCGGCGGAGCAGCTCAAACACTTAGAATTACTGATCCGTTTAAAACAGGAAATGGATATAAATATAGAAGGTATTGAAACCATTACTTATTTATTGCAACGCATTACCAAAATGCAACAACAAATTTTAGAGCTTAACAATAAGCTGGCTTTTTATGAAAATTAA
- a CDS encoding DnaJ C-terminal domain-containing protein, whose amino-acid sequence MEFIDYYKILELDKTATEADIKKAYRKLARKLHPDLNPNDKEAHKKFQAINEANEVLSDPEKRKKYDLYGKDWQHAEQFEQQRAQQHNASQGRQQFSGNDEKDFSSFFESMFGDSQYRQAKYRGQDYNAELTLSLLAAMETHQQTLTVNGKNIRITIPAGIENRQVIKLKGYGAPGVNGGPAGDLYITFIITPHPDFKRLGNDLYTKATIDLYTALLGGETTINTLKGKVKLKVNPETQYGTKIRLKGKGFPVYKKEGEIGDLYVTYEIKLPVNLTEEQKKLFTELSKLK is encoded by the coding sequence ATGGAATTTATAGATTACTATAAAATTTTAGAGCTCGATAAAACAGCAACAGAGGCTGACATTAAAAAAGCATACAGGAAATTAGCAAGAAAGCTTCATCCCGACCTTAACCCAAATGATAAAGAGGCGCACAAAAAGTTCCAGGCAATAAATGAAGCAAATGAAGTACTGAGCGATCCTGAAAAACGAAAAAAATATGATCTATATGGAAAGGACTGGCAACATGCTGAACAGTTTGAACAACAGCGTGCGCAGCAACACAATGCCAGCCAGGGCAGGCAACAATTTTCCGGCAATGATGAGAAAGATTTTTCCAGCTTTTTCGAATCCATGTTTGGCGACAGCCAATACAGGCAGGCAAAATACAGAGGGCAGGACTATAATGCAGAGCTTACACTTAGCTTACTGGCTGCTATGGAAACACATCAGCAAACGCTTACGGTCAATGGTAAAAACATCCGCATTACGATTCCTGCCGGTATTGAGAACAGGCAGGTAATAAAATTAAAAGGTTATGGCGCTCCCGGTGTAAATGGTGGGCCTGCCGGAGATCTGTATATAACATTTATCATTACACCGCACCCTGATTTTAAACGGCTTGGCAATGATCTATATACAAAGGCAACCATTGACCTGTACACTGCTTTGCTGGGTGGTGAGACTACTATTAATACATTGAAAGGAAAAGTAAAACTAAAAGTAAATCCCGAAACGCAGTACGGCACTAAGATACGGTTGAAAGGAAAAGGCTTTCCTGTTTATAAAAAAGAAGGAGAGATCGGCGATCTGTATGTTACATATGAAATAAAATTACCTGTCAACCTTACCGAAGAACAAAAGAAATTATTCACCGAATTATCTAAGCTGAAATAA
- a CDS encoding GH39 family glycosyl hydrolase, translated as MPDFFSCDLTGHSLPFPHFWEHTIGSGHATLALRADWQRQLLRCHNELGFKHVRFHGILSDDMGTLMCEMDKLVYSFFNADQIFDFLLSIGMKPFVELSFMPSTLASGPETVFHYKGNITPPRNYIAWEELIRKIVQHWVDRYGTENVAEWFFEIWNEPNLSAFWKGTQQDYFLLYEHAAKAIKGINKNLKVGGPATAGNAWVKDFRNFCEKEKLTFDFISTHHYPTDAFGQPGDDTVTQLADSRRSVLREQVIKTRKEAGSTSVYYTEWSTSSNPFDELHDLPYAAAFITKTIMEARNLVQGYSYWTFSDIFEENFFSSAPFHGGFGLLNIYGIPKPAYRAYQLLNSLGTEIISVNGSHTTVDVWVIRKGNISHVLITNSALPRHPVKTESIKIHINIPKLQKAFIERIDDKHANAKAKWIEMGSPASLSPLQVQTLELASSLIKEPLSFSLENNVVLLAVEMPPQGTALITLETA; from the coding sequence ATGCCAGACTTTTTTAGTTGTGATCTTACTGGTCACTCATTACCATTTCCGCATTTTTGGGAACACACAATTGGAAGCGGACATGCTACTTTAGCATTAAGAGCCGATTGGCAAAGGCAATTACTTCGCTGTCATAATGAATTAGGTTTTAAGCACGTACGTTTTCACGGGATACTTTCAGATGATATGGGTACTTTGATGTGCGAAATGGATAAACTAGTCTATTCATTTTTTAACGCTGATCAGATATTTGATTTTCTGCTGTCGATAGGAATGAAGCCTTTTGTGGAACTTTCATTCATGCCATCAACCTTAGCGTCGGGTCCGGAAACGGTCTTTCATTATAAAGGGAATATTACACCACCACGTAATTATATTGCCTGGGAAGAGTTGATCCGGAAAATCGTTCAGCATTGGGTTGACAGGTATGGAACTGAAAATGTTGCAGAATGGTTTTTCGAAATTTGGAATGAACCTAATCTTTCTGCATTCTGGAAAGGAACACAACAGGATTATTTTTTATTGTACGAACACGCAGCAAAAGCGATCAAAGGCATTAATAAAAATTTAAAGGTGGGCGGACCAGCTACAGCAGGTAATGCTTGGGTAAAAGACTTTCGGAATTTTTGTGAAAAGGAAAAATTGACTTTTGATTTTATCAGTACACATCATTATCCCACAGATGCATTTGGACAACCAGGCGATGATACAGTTACCCAGCTTGCTGATAGCCGACGAAGTGTATTAAGAGAACAGGTAATAAAAACAAGAAAGGAGGCCGGATCAACATCTGTTTATTATACCGAATGGAGTACCTCCTCCAATCCCTTCGATGAATTACATGATCTTCCTTATGCGGCAGCATTTATTACCAAGACTATTATGGAAGCGAGAAATCTGGTTCAAGGATATAGCTATTGGACCTTCTCCGATATTTTTGAAGAGAATTTTTTTAGTTCTGCGCCGTTTCATGGCGGCTTTGGATTATTAAACATATACGGAATACCAAAACCAGCTTACCGGGCATATCAATTATTAAATAGTCTTGGTACTGAAATTATTTCAGTAAATGGCTCGCATACTACAGTTGATGTATGGGTAATAAGAAAGGGAAATATTAGTCATGTTCTTATTACAAATTCTGCGCTTCCACGACATCCTGTAAAAACTGAATCAATAAAGATTCATATCAATATACCAAAATTGCAAAAAGCATTTATTGAAAGAATCGATGATAAACATGCTAATGCTAAAGCTAAATGGATTGAAATGGGAAGTCCGGCAAGCCTTAGCCCTCTTCAAGTGCAAACATTGGAATTGGCATCTTCATTAATAAAAGAACCTTTATCATTTTCACTTGAAAATAATGTTGTTCTACTAGCAGTCGAAATGCCTCCCCAAGGCACTGCACTCATAACTTTGGAGACAGCATGA